A window of Falsibacillus pallidus genomic DNA:
TAAGGGTTCATGATGTAAAAGAAATCAGCAGAACGGCAGCTATGATGGATGCCATGCTGGGAAAGGGTGAATTCAAAGCTAATGGATAAAATACATGTTCATGATATGGAGTTTTATGGCTACCACGGTGTCTTTCCGGAAGAAACGAAGTTAGGACAGCGGTTCAGGGTCGACCTCACTGTTGAACTTGACCTGAAAAAGGCCGGGGAAACAGACGATCTTGAGGAAAGTGTCAATTATGCAGATCTCTACAATACGTGCAAAGAGATTGTAGAAGGGGATCCGTGTAAACTGGTGGAAACCGTAGCGGAAAAAATCGCAGGAAAAATCCTGGGCAACTTCCCGAAAATCCAAACAGTGGCCTTGAAAGTCATTAAGCCGGATCCACCCATTCCCGGCCATTATAAATCGGTTGCTGTAGAAATCGTAAGAGGAAGATGATATGACCAATCAAGCATATTTATCATTGGGATCCAACATTGGCGACAGGGAAGCCTACCTGCAGAAAGCCGTTCACTCTTTGCACGAACATCCGCAGATCCGTGTTGAAAAAATTTCGTCCATTTATGAAACAGACCCTGTGGGCTACACGGATCAAGGAAATTTTTTGAATATGGCCATTCAAGTAGAAACCTCCCTGACAGCAGAACAATTATTGTCGGAATGCTTAGAGACAGAATTAGAACTTGGGAGAAAAAGGGATATCAAGTGGGGGCCCCGTACAATAGACCTTGACATTTTATTGTTTAATAACGAAAATATTGAAACAGAGAAACTTATTATCCCTCACCCCCGCATGGCTGAGCGGGCATTTGTATTGATCCCTTTACTGGAAATCAATCCAAAGCTTGAGTCTTTGCGGAATGGTGCCCCGTTCACTCAAGTTCTGAACGAAATACCTGATAAAGAAGGAGTTCGGTTATGGAAGCAGACAAATGGGGAAGACGTATTCGGGCTTTT
This region includes:
- the folB gene encoding dihydroneopterin aldolase; this encodes MDKIHVHDMEFYGYHGVFPEETKLGQRFRVDLTVELDLKKAGETDDLEESVNYADLYNTCKEIVEGDPCKLVETVAEKIAGKILGNFPKIQTVALKVIKPDPPIPGHYKSVAVEIVRGR
- the folK gene encoding 2-amino-4-hydroxy-6-hydroxymethyldihydropteridine diphosphokinase yields the protein MTNQAYLSLGSNIGDREAYLQKAVHSLHEHPQIRVEKISSIYETDPVGYTDQGNFLNMAIQVETSLTAEQLLSECLETELELGRKRDIKWGPRTIDLDILLFNNENIETEKLIIPHPRMAERAFVLIPLLEINPKLESLRNGAPFTQVLNEIPDKEGVRLWKQTNGEDVFGLLEN